From one Brachypodium distachyon strain Bd21 chromosome 4, Brachypodium_distachyon_v3.0, whole genome shotgun sequence genomic stretch:
- the LOC100833123 gene encoding keratin-associated protein 5-1 isoform X4 encodes MGEGAAVVVLEAQRPRSPPRYPDMCGRRRMQLEVQIMDREITHLKDELQLLEGAQPVSHSGCLKDNKRKHRSCRLYWWVRSKLGVCISWFCCSCQCLPKCKSPRCFNCSCCNDESCCKPNCSCCSPDCSCFKISSCCKPNCSPFCDLWCCKPNWACFNTSSCCKSQCSCPSPNCCTCNLPSCKCNPCGECKPECSSCSGGCCDCKPSCSCCNDQCCSCVESCSCSCPRCLGCFSCFKFLKCSCAGCSNLCKCSCTQCFNCQSSCCKGQPSCFKCQSSCCDEGGCCRSTSCFSCPEPSCPECSCGCVWSCKNCTEGCRCARCCNPCCATGCLC; translated from the exons ATGGGGGAGGGGGCAGCGGTGGTGGTGTTGGAGGCGCAGAGGCCCAGGTCGCCGCCGAGGTACCCGGACATgtgcggccggcggcggatgcagctggaggtgcagatcATGGACCGCGAGATCACGCACCTCAAG GATGAGCTACAATTACTTGAAGGAGCTCAACCGGTTTCACATTCTGGATGCTTGAAAGA TAACAAAAGGAAGCACCGATCCTGTCGTCTTTATTGGTGGGTCAG ATCGAAGTTGGGCGTGTGCATTTCATGGTTTTGCTGCTCCTGTCAATGCTTACCAAAGTGCAAAAGTCCAAGGTGTTTCAACTGTTCATGCTGCAACGATGAGTCGTGCTGCAAACCAAATTGTTCATGCTGTAGTCCAGACTGTAGCTGCTTCAAGATCTCTTCATGCTGCAAGCCAAACTGCAGTCCATTTTGCGACCTATGGTGCTGCAAACCAAACTGGGCCTGCTTCAACACCTCTTCGTGCTGCAAATCCCAGTGCAGCTGCCCCAGCCCAAATTGCTGCACCTGCAACCTGCCAAGCTGTAAGTGCAACCCTTGTGGTGAATGCAAACCGGAATGCAGCTCATGCTCCGGCGGTTGCTGCGATTGCAAGCCTAGTTGCAGTTGCTGCAATGATCAATGCTGCAGCTGTGTAGAGAGCTGCTCCTGTTCTTGCCCTCGATGCTTGGGCTGCTTCAGCTGCTTCAAGTTCCTCAAATGCTCCTGCGCAGGCTGCTCAAACTTGTGCAAGTGTTCCTGCACGCAATGCTTCAATTGCCAGTCTTCGTGCTGCAAGGGACAGCCTTCTTGCTTCAAGTGCCAGTCGTCTTGCTGCGACGAAGGGGGCTGCTGCCGTAGCACATCATGCTTCAGTTGTCCAGAGCCTTCGTGCCCCGAATGTTCTTGTGGGTGTGTTTGGTCATGCAAAAACTGTACAGAAGGATGTCGATGCGCTCGCTGCTGTAACCCTTGCTGTGCTACCGGATGTTTGTGTTGA
- the LOC100833123 gene encoding NF-X1-type zinc finger protein NFXL1 isoform X1, with protein MDIQCSSSVASTDPQNLKHAFFQIPSLATNHAAWLVSAHKIRVGPTFFPYFLVFFSLSRSFPSCELFSLVLFSLSFSSLPSSSRRRCGGGDVNRAGAEDEGGEGEPCPSRSGGDTAGRDSTAETRRRGAVGEDELQLLEGAQPVSHSGCLKEVNHYVGMKQDPLITINKRKHRSCRLYWWVRSKLGVCISWFCCSCQCLPKCKSPRCFNCSCCNDESCCKPNCSCCSPDCSCFKISSCCKPNCSPFCDLWCCKPNWACFNTSSCCKSQCSCPSPNCCTCNLPSCKCNPCGECKPECSSCSGGCCDCKPSCSCCNDQCCSCVESCSCSCPRCLGCFSCFKFLKCSCAGCSNLCKCSCTQCFNCQSSCCKGQPSCFKCQSSCCDEGGCCRSTSCFSCPEPSCPECSCGCVWSCKNCTEGCRCARCCNPCCATGCLC; from the exons ATGGATATACAATGTAGCTCCAGTGTCGCCTCCACCGATCCGCAAAACCTGAAACATGCTTTCTTCCAGATTCCCTCTTTGGCAACTAACCACGCGGCGTGGTTAGTTTCTGCGCACAAAATCCGGGTGGGCCCCACTTTCTTCccttattttcttgttttcttctctctctcccgaaGCTTCCCTTCGTGTGAACTCTTCTCTCTCGTTCTCTTTTCTCTGTCgttctcttctctcccgagcagcagccggcggcgatgcggcggaggcgacgtGAATCGAGCCGGAGCCGAAGACGAGGGAGGCGAGGGCGAGCCGTGCCCAAGCCGAAGCGGCGGCGACACGGCGGGCCGCGACAgcacggcggagacgaggaggagaggagcagTCGGCGAG GATGAGCTACAATTACTTGAAGGAGCTCAACCGGTTTCACATTCTGGATGCTTGAAAGA GGTAAATCACTATGTCGGTATGAAACAAGACCCGTTGATAACAAT TAACAAAAGGAAGCACCGATCCTGTCGTCTTTATTGGTGGGTCAG ATCGAAGTTGGGCGTGTGCATTTCATGGTTTTGCTGCTCCTGTCAATGCTTACCAAAGTGCAAAAGTCCAAGGTGTTTCAACTGTTCATGCTGCAACGATGAGTCGTGCTGCAAACCAAATTGTTCATGCTGTAGTCCAGACTGTAGCTGCTTCAAGATCTCTTCATGCTGCAAGCCAAACTGCAGTCCATTTTGCGACCTATGGTGCTGCAAACCAAACTGGGCCTGCTTCAACACCTCTTCGTGCTGCAAATCCCAGTGCAGCTGCCCCAGCCCAAATTGCTGCACCTGCAACCTGCCAAGCTGTAAGTGCAACCCTTGTGGTGAATGCAAACCGGAATGCAGCTCATGCTCCGGCGGTTGCTGCGATTGCAAGCCTAGTTGCAGTTGCTGCAATGATCAATGCTGCAGCTGTGTAGAGAGCTGCTCCTGTTCTTGCCCTCGATGCTTGGGCTGCTTCAGCTGCTTCAAGTTCCTCAAATGCTCCTGCGCAGGCTGCTCAAACTTGTGCAAGTGTTCCTGCACGCAATGCTTCAATTGCCAGTCTTCGTGCTGCAAGGGACAGCCTTCTTGCTTCAAGTGCCAGTCGTCTTGCTGCGACGAAGGGGGCTGCTGCCGTAGCACATCATGCTTCAGTTGTCCAGAGCCTTCGTGCCCCGAATGTTCTTGTGGGTGTGTTTGGTCATGCAAAAACTGTACAGAAGGATGTCGATGCGCTCGCTGCTGTAACCCTTGCTGTGCTACCGGATGTTTGTGTTGA
- the LOC100833123 gene encoding keratin-associated protein 5-1 isoform X6, with the protein MWSFAIYIVTFNVEFWKRKNPKDELQLLEGAQPVSHSGCLKDNKRKHRSCRLYWWVRSKLGVCISWFCCSCQCLPKCKSPRCFNCSCCNDESCCKPNCSCCSPDCSCFKISSCCKPNCSPFCDLWCCKPNWACFNTSSCCKSQCSCPSPNCCTCNLPSCKCNPCGECKPECSSCSGGCCDCKPSCSCCNDQCCSCVESCSCSCPRCLGCFSCFKFLKCSCAGCSNLCKCSCTQCFNCQSSCCKGQPSCFKCQSSCCDEGGCCRSTSCFSCPEPSCPECSCGCVWSCKNCTEGCRCARCCNPCCATGCLC; encoded by the exons ATGTGGAGTTTTGCTATATATATTGTGACCTTCAATGTTGAATTTTGGAAGAGAAAAAATCCTAAG GATGAGCTACAATTACTTGAAGGAGCTCAACCGGTTTCACATTCTGGATGCTTGAAAGA TAACAAAAGGAAGCACCGATCCTGTCGTCTTTATTGGTGGGTCAG ATCGAAGTTGGGCGTGTGCATTTCATGGTTTTGCTGCTCCTGTCAATGCTTACCAAAGTGCAAAAGTCCAAGGTGTTTCAACTGTTCATGCTGCAACGATGAGTCGTGCTGCAAACCAAATTGTTCATGCTGTAGTCCAGACTGTAGCTGCTTCAAGATCTCTTCATGCTGCAAGCCAAACTGCAGTCCATTTTGCGACCTATGGTGCTGCAAACCAAACTGGGCCTGCTTCAACACCTCTTCGTGCTGCAAATCCCAGTGCAGCTGCCCCAGCCCAAATTGCTGCACCTGCAACCTGCCAAGCTGTAAGTGCAACCCTTGTGGTGAATGCAAACCGGAATGCAGCTCATGCTCCGGCGGTTGCTGCGATTGCAAGCCTAGTTGCAGTTGCTGCAATGATCAATGCTGCAGCTGTGTAGAGAGCTGCTCCTGTTCTTGCCCTCGATGCTTGGGCTGCTTCAGCTGCTTCAAGTTCCTCAAATGCTCCTGCGCAGGCTGCTCAAACTTGTGCAAGTGTTCCTGCACGCAATGCTTCAATTGCCAGTCTTCGTGCTGCAAGGGACAGCCTTCTTGCTTCAAGTGCCAGTCGTCTTGCTGCGACGAAGGGGGCTGCTGCCGTAGCACATCATGCTTCAGTTGTCCAGAGCCTTCGTGCCCCGAATGTTCTTGTGGGTGTGTTTGGTCATGCAAAAACTGTACAGAAGGATGTCGATGCGCTCGCTGCTGTAACCCTTGCTGTGCTACCGGATGTTTGTGTTGA
- the LOC100832812 gene encoding ribosome production factor 2 homolog — translation MVAIRVPRSMRAKREVLKHAPKLVENGKKMLILHGTKTSAVLNSVLADIFHLKRDHAVKYTKKNDNIRPFESGGETSLEFFSLKSDCSLLVYGSHSKKKPNNLVFGRTYDHHIYDLIEVGVENYKSIESYAYDKKLAPKLGTKPFFAFIGEHFESVEKLKHLKEMLLDHFKGEVVENLNLAGVGRIFVCTAISPTTVCMMHCALRLKRSGTSIPRMELVEVGPSMDLVVKRNQSPAESLRKEAMNTPGHAKKVKNVTKDVLDGKTGRIYIPDQEVAKLALTNDIKGLKRERRDAKKNKEHSKKQKVNPE, via the exons ATGGTGGCCATCAGAGTTCCCAGGAGCATGCGCGCCAAGCGAGAGGTCCTCAAGCACGCGCCCAAGCTC GTTGAGAATGGCAAGAAGATGCTTATCCTCCATGGTACAAAGACTAGTGCAGTTTTGAACTCTGTGCTGGCAGATATTTTTCACTTGAAGCGTGATCATGCTGTCAAGTACACCAAGAAGAACGACAACATAAGGCCATTTGAGAGCGGTGGCGAAACTTCTCTGGAGTTCTTCTCCCTTAAATCTGACTGCAGTCTTTTAGTG TATGGTTCTCATTCAAAGAAGAAGCCCAACAATCTTGTTTTTGGAAGGACTTATGATCACCACATATATGACCTTATTGAAGTAGGTGTCGAGAACTACAAATCCATAGAATCCTATGCATATGATAAGAAGCTGGCACCAAAACTTGGGACAAAGCCTTTCTTTGCTTTTATTGGGGAGCACTTCGAGAGTGTTGAAAAGCTGAAGCATTTGAAGGAAATGCTGCTTGATCATTTCAAAGGAGAG GTGGTAGAGAATCTGAACCTTGCTGGTGTAGGTCGGATTTTTGTGTGCACAGCGATTTCTCCTACTACTGTTTGCATGATGCACTGTGCCCTCCGTCTAAAAAGGTCAGGCACATCTATTCCTAGAATGGAGCTGGTTGAGGTTGGGCCTTCAATGGACCTGGTAGTAAAGCGGAACCAATCTCCAGCTGAAAGTTTACGGAAAGAAGCTATGAATACTCCTGGTCATGCTAAGAAG GTGAAAAATGTCACGAAGGATGTGCTTGATGGCAAGACGGGCAGGATCTATATTCCAGACCAGGAG GTTGCAAAGTTGGCGTTGACAAATGACATAAAGGGGCTGAAGCGTGAGCGCCGTGAtgccaagaaaaacaaagagcaCTCAAAGAAGCAAAAGGTCAACCCTGAGTGA
- the LOC100832500 gene encoding cytochrome P450 71A1 yields MELPQWASFLGVVLATVVFLKAVLRRRGGSPKRTYNLPPGPKPWPIIGNLNLIGTLPHRSIHALSKQYGPLMQLQFGSFPVVVGSSVDMAKFFLKTHDVVFTDRPKTAAGKHTTYDYSDITWSPYGAYWRQARKICLTELFSAKRLESYEYIRGEEVLALLRDLHGASGRVVVLKDFLSTVSLNVITRMVMGKKYLEKEVKDEAGAVITTPDEFKWMLDELFLLNGVLNIGDSIPWLDWMDLQGYIKRMKKLSKMFDRFLEHVVDEHSERCRREGEGFVAKDMVDVLLQVASDPDLEVKLNREGVKAFTQDMIAGGTESSAVTVEWALSELLKKPEVFAKATEELDRVVGRGRWVTEKDMASLPYVEAIVKETMRLHPVAPLLVPRLSREDTSIGGHDIPAGTRVLVSVWSIGRDPALWDKPEEFAPERFLGSRIDVKGQDYELLPFGSGRRMCPGYSLGLKVIQVSLANLLHGFAWRLPDGVTKEELSMEEIFGLSTPRKSPLEAVVEPKLPAQLYAQAA; encoded by the exons ATGGAGCTCCCCCAATGGGCGTCCTTCCTTGGCGTGGTGCTGGCCACGGTGGTCTTCCTCAAGGCCgtcctccggcgccgcggcggcagcccaAAACGCACGTACAACCTCCCGCCGGGCCCGAAGCCGTGGCCCATCATCGGCAACCTGAACCTGATCGGCACGCTCCCGCACCGCTCCATCCACGCGCTGTCCAAGCAGTACGGCCCGCTGATGCAGCTCCAGTTCGGGTCCTTCCCCGTCGTGGTGGGCTCCTCCGTGGACATGGCcaagttcttcctcaagaCCCACGACGTGGTCTTCACGGACCGGCCCAAGaccgccgccggcaagcacaccACCTACGACTACAGCGACATCACCTGGTCCCCCTACGGCGCCTACTGGCGCCAGGCCCGGAAGATCTGCCTCACCGAGCTCTTCAGCGCCAAGCGGCTCGAGTCCTACGAGTACATCCGCGGCGAGGAAGTGCTGGCGCTCCTCCGCGACCTCCACGGGGCGTCCGGGCGCGTCGTGGTGCTCAAGGACTTCTTGTCCACGGTGAGCCTGAACGTGATCACACGCATGGTGATGGGGAAGAAGTACCTGGAGAAGGAGGTGAAGGACGAGGCCGGGGCCGTGATCACGACGCCCGACGAGTTCAAGTGGATGCTCGACGAGCTCTTCCTGCTCAACGGCGTGCTCAACATCGGCGACTCCATCCCGTGGCTCGACTGGATGGACCTCCAGGGGTACATTAAGAGGATGAAGAAGCTGAGCAAGATGTTCGACCGGTTCCTGGAGCATGTGGTCGACGAGCACAGCGAGCGCTGCCGCCGCGAGGGCGAGGGATTCGTGGCCAAGGACATGGTCGACGTGCTGCTGCAGGTCGCCAGCGATCCTGATCTTGAGGTCAAGCTCAACAGGGAGGGCGTCAAGGCTTTCACCCAG GACATGATCGCCGGCGGCACGGAGAGCTCGGCGGTGACCGTAGAATGGGCCTTGTCAGAGCTCCTAAAAAAGCCCGAGGTATTCGCCAAGGCGACCGAGGAGCTGGACCGCGTGGTGGGCCGAGGCCGGTGGGTGACGGAGAAGGACATGGCGAGCCTCCCGTACGTGGAAGCCATCGTGAAGGAGACGATGCGGCTCCACCCGGTGGCGCCTCTGCTGGTTCCCCGCCTCTCCCGCGAGGACACGTCCATCGGCGGCCACGACATCCCCGCCGGCACCCGGGTCCTCGTCAGCGTGTGGTCCATCGGCCGGGACCCGGCGCTGTGGGACAAGCCCGAGGAGTTCGCGCCGGAGCGGTTCCTGGGGAGCAGGATCGACGTCAAGGGGCAGGACTACGAGCTGCTGCCGTTCGGGTCCGGCCGCAGGATGTGCCCAGGGTACAGCCTCGGGCTCAAGGTGATCCAGGTGAGCCTGGCGAACCTCCTGCACGGCTTCGCCTGGAGGCTCCCCGACGGCGTCACCAAGGAGGAACTGAGCATGGAGGAGATCTTTGGGCTGTCCACGCCCCGCAAGTCCCCGCTGGAGGCCGTCGTGGAGCCCAAGCTCCCGGCCCAGCTCTACGCCCAGGCTGCTTGA
- the LOC100833123 gene encoding keratin-associated protein 9-1 isoform X2 has translation MDIQCSSSVASTDPQNLKHAFFQIPSLATNHAAWLVSAHKIRVGPTFFPYFLVFFSLSRSFPSCELFSLVLFSLSFSSLPSSSRRRCGGGDVNRAGAEDEGGEGEPCPSRSGGDTAGRDSTAETRRRGAVGEDELQLLEGAQPVSHSGCLKDNKRKHRSCRLYWWVRSKLGVCISWFCCSCQCLPKCKSPRCFNCSCCNDESCCKPNCSCCSPDCSCFKISSCCKPNCSPFCDLWCCKPNWACFNTSSCCKSQCSCPSPNCCTCNLPSCKCNPCGECKPECSSCSGGCCDCKPSCSCCNDQCCSCVESCSCSCPRCLGCFSCFKFLKCSCAGCSNLCKCSCTQCFNCQSSCCKGQPSCFKCQSSCCDEGGCCRSTSCFSCPEPSCPECSCGCVWSCKNCTEGCRCARCCNPCCATGCLC, from the exons ATGGATATACAATGTAGCTCCAGTGTCGCCTCCACCGATCCGCAAAACCTGAAACATGCTTTCTTCCAGATTCCCTCTTTGGCAACTAACCACGCGGCGTGGTTAGTTTCTGCGCACAAAATCCGGGTGGGCCCCACTTTCTTCccttattttcttgttttcttctctctctcccgaaGCTTCCCTTCGTGTGAACTCTTCTCTCTCGTTCTCTTTTCTCTGTCgttctcttctctcccgagcagcagccggcggcgatgcggcggaggcgacgtGAATCGAGCCGGAGCCGAAGACGAGGGAGGCGAGGGCGAGCCGTGCCCAAGCCGAAGCGGCGGCGACACGGCGGGCCGCGACAgcacggcggagacgaggaggagaggagcagTCGGCGAG GATGAGCTACAATTACTTGAAGGAGCTCAACCGGTTTCACATTCTGGATGCTTGAAAGA TAACAAAAGGAAGCACCGATCCTGTCGTCTTTATTGGTGGGTCAG ATCGAAGTTGGGCGTGTGCATTTCATGGTTTTGCTGCTCCTGTCAATGCTTACCAAAGTGCAAAAGTCCAAGGTGTTTCAACTGTTCATGCTGCAACGATGAGTCGTGCTGCAAACCAAATTGTTCATGCTGTAGTCCAGACTGTAGCTGCTTCAAGATCTCTTCATGCTGCAAGCCAAACTGCAGTCCATTTTGCGACCTATGGTGCTGCAAACCAAACTGGGCCTGCTTCAACACCTCTTCGTGCTGCAAATCCCAGTGCAGCTGCCCCAGCCCAAATTGCTGCACCTGCAACCTGCCAAGCTGTAAGTGCAACCCTTGTGGTGAATGCAAACCGGAATGCAGCTCATGCTCCGGCGGTTGCTGCGATTGCAAGCCTAGTTGCAGTTGCTGCAATGATCAATGCTGCAGCTGTGTAGAGAGCTGCTCCTGTTCTTGCCCTCGATGCTTGGGCTGCTTCAGCTGCTTCAAGTTCCTCAAATGCTCCTGCGCAGGCTGCTCAAACTTGTGCAAGTGTTCCTGCACGCAATGCTTCAATTGCCAGTCTTCGTGCTGCAAGGGACAGCCTTCTTGCTTCAAGTGCCAGTCGTCTTGCTGCGACGAAGGGGGCTGCTGCCGTAGCACATCATGCTTCAGTTGTCCAGAGCCTTCGTGCCCCGAATGTTCTTGTGGGTGTGTTTGGTCATGCAAAAACTGTACAGAAGGATGTCGATGCGCTCGCTGCTGTAACCCTTGCTGTGCTACCGGATGTTTGTGTTGA
- the LOC100833123 gene encoding keratin-associated protein 5-1 isoform X5 yields the protein MWSFAIYIVTFNVEFWKRKNPKDELQLLEGAQPVSHSGCLKEVNHYVGMKQDPLITINKRKHRSCRLYWWVRSKLGVCISWFCCSCQCLPKCKSPRCFNCSCCNDESCCKPNCSCCSPDCSCFKISSCCKPNCSPFCDLWCCKPNWACFNTSSCCKSQCSCPSPNCCTCNLPSCKCNPCGECKPECSSCSGGCCDCKPSCSCCNDQCCSCVESCSCSCPRCLGCFSCFKFLKCSCAGCSNLCKCSCTQCFNCQSSCCKGQPSCFKCQSSCCDEGGCCRSTSCFSCPEPSCPECSCGCVWSCKNCTEGCRCARCCNPCCATGCLC from the exons ATGTGGAGTTTTGCTATATATATTGTGACCTTCAATGTTGAATTTTGGAAGAGAAAAAATCCTAAG GATGAGCTACAATTACTTGAAGGAGCTCAACCGGTTTCACATTCTGGATGCTTGAAAGA GGTAAATCACTATGTCGGTATGAAACAAGACCCGTTGATAACAAT TAACAAAAGGAAGCACCGATCCTGTCGTCTTTATTGGTGGGTCAG ATCGAAGTTGGGCGTGTGCATTTCATGGTTTTGCTGCTCCTGTCAATGCTTACCAAAGTGCAAAAGTCCAAGGTGTTTCAACTGTTCATGCTGCAACGATGAGTCGTGCTGCAAACCAAATTGTTCATGCTGTAGTCCAGACTGTAGCTGCTTCAAGATCTCTTCATGCTGCAAGCCAAACTGCAGTCCATTTTGCGACCTATGGTGCTGCAAACCAAACTGGGCCTGCTTCAACACCTCTTCGTGCTGCAAATCCCAGTGCAGCTGCCCCAGCCCAAATTGCTGCACCTGCAACCTGCCAAGCTGTAAGTGCAACCCTTGTGGTGAATGCAAACCGGAATGCAGCTCATGCTCCGGCGGTTGCTGCGATTGCAAGCCTAGTTGCAGTTGCTGCAATGATCAATGCTGCAGCTGTGTAGAGAGCTGCTCCTGTTCTTGCCCTCGATGCTTGGGCTGCTTCAGCTGCTTCAAGTTCCTCAAATGCTCCTGCGCAGGCTGCTCAAACTTGTGCAAGTGTTCCTGCACGCAATGCTTCAATTGCCAGTCTTCGTGCTGCAAGGGACAGCCTTCTTGCTTCAAGTGCCAGTCGTCTTGCTGCGACGAAGGGGGCTGCTGCCGTAGCACATCATGCTTCAGTTGTCCAGAGCCTTCGTGCCCCGAATGTTCTTGTGGGTGTGTTTGGTCATGCAAAAACTGTACAGAAGGATGTCGATGCGCTCGCTGCTGTAACCCTTGCTGTGCTACCGGATGTTTGTGTTGA
- the LOC100833123 gene encoding keratin-associated protein 5-1 isoform X3 — translation MGEGAAVVVLEAQRPRSPPRYPDMCGRRRMQLEVQIMDREITHLKDELQLLEGAQPVSHSGCLKEVNHYVGMKQDPLITINKRKHRSCRLYWWVRSKLGVCISWFCCSCQCLPKCKSPRCFNCSCCNDESCCKPNCSCCSPDCSCFKISSCCKPNCSPFCDLWCCKPNWACFNTSSCCKSQCSCPSPNCCTCNLPSCKCNPCGECKPECSSCSGGCCDCKPSCSCCNDQCCSCVESCSCSCPRCLGCFSCFKFLKCSCAGCSNLCKCSCTQCFNCQSSCCKGQPSCFKCQSSCCDEGGCCRSTSCFSCPEPSCPECSCGCVWSCKNCTEGCRCARCCNPCCATGCLC, via the exons ATGGGGGAGGGGGCAGCGGTGGTGGTGTTGGAGGCGCAGAGGCCCAGGTCGCCGCCGAGGTACCCGGACATgtgcggccggcggcggatgcagctggaggtgcagatcATGGACCGCGAGATCACGCACCTCAAG GATGAGCTACAATTACTTGAAGGAGCTCAACCGGTTTCACATTCTGGATGCTTGAAAGA GGTAAATCACTATGTCGGTATGAAACAAGACCCGTTGATAACAAT TAACAAAAGGAAGCACCGATCCTGTCGTCTTTATTGGTGGGTCAG ATCGAAGTTGGGCGTGTGCATTTCATGGTTTTGCTGCTCCTGTCAATGCTTACCAAAGTGCAAAAGTCCAAGGTGTTTCAACTGTTCATGCTGCAACGATGAGTCGTGCTGCAAACCAAATTGTTCATGCTGTAGTCCAGACTGTAGCTGCTTCAAGATCTCTTCATGCTGCAAGCCAAACTGCAGTCCATTTTGCGACCTATGGTGCTGCAAACCAAACTGGGCCTGCTTCAACACCTCTTCGTGCTGCAAATCCCAGTGCAGCTGCCCCAGCCCAAATTGCTGCACCTGCAACCTGCCAAGCTGTAAGTGCAACCCTTGTGGTGAATGCAAACCGGAATGCAGCTCATGCTCCGGCGGTTGCTGCGATTGCAAGCCTAGTTGCAGTTGCTGCAATGATCAATGCTGCAGCTGTGTAGAGAGCTGCTCCTGTTCTTGCCCTCGATGCTTGGGCTGCTTCAGCTGCTTCAAGTTCCTCAAATGCTCCTGCGCAGGCTGCTCAAACTTGTGCAAGTGTTCCTGCACGCAATGCTTCAATTGCCAGTCTTCGTGCTGCAAGGGACAGCCTTCTTGCTTCAAGTGCCAGTCGTCTTGCTGCGACGAAGGGGGCTGCTGCCGTAGCACATCATGCTTCAGTTGTCCAGAGCCTTCGTGCCCCGAATGTTCTTGTGGGTGTGTTTGGTCATGCAAAAACTGTACAGAAGGATGTCGATGCGCTCGCTGCTGTAACCCTTGCTGTGCTACCGGATGTTTGTGTTGA